In a genomic window of Anoplopoma fimbria isolate UVic2021 breed Golden Eagle Sablefish chromosome 6, Afim_UVic_2022, whole genome shotgun sequence:
- the bean1 gene encoding LOW QUALITY PROTEIN: protein BEAN1 (The sequence of the model RefSeq protein was modified relative to this genomic sequence to represent the inferred CDS: substituted 1 base at 1 genomic stop codon), which translates to MLLYNVCSXLSSNQSHGEYPDCRSERESGGEASLLVSPLVVAGIVIGLVLFLSCITIIVGSLRKDSRLRNPHLRASYGLDGFSYGGSVGELRSTCLEDFPPGLDFDSYRETLSQVNDLYPDSPPRYDECVGPGSTQIYLPTDDPPPYSLLDPCHRGAEQEEEQPDSTSPETSAGASWFSPSHYPLGLHQHQHVASISFPLEAAPPYESVLAEQGQHLPLVPCDLYKHQSERGDDGDSRQPGVDQIL; encoded by the exons ATGCTTCTGTATAATGTATGCAGCTAAT TGAGCTCCAACCAGAGCCATGGGGAGTACCCGGACTGCCGGAGTGAGAGGGAGTCGGGAGGGGAGGCGTCTCTCCTGGTGTCTCCGCTGGTGGTGGCGGGGATCGTTATAGGTCtggtcctcttcctctcctgcatcACCATCATCGTCGGCAGCCTGCGCAAAGACAGTCGACTCCGAAACCCACACCTCCGAGCGAGCTACG GTCTGGATGGTTTCTCCTACGGAGGTTCAGTAGGAGAACTGAGATCTACCTGCTTAGAAGACTTTCCTCCTGGTTTAGACTTTGATTCATACAGAGAGACTCTGTCACAGGTCAACGACCTGTACCCCGACTCACCGCCACG TTACGATGAGTGTGTTGGCCCAGGTTCGACTCAGATCTACCTTCCTACAGATGACCCGCCCCCTTACTCCCTATTGGACCCCTGTCACAGAGGGGCggagcaagaggaggagcagccagACTCCACCAGTCCGGAGACCTCGGCCGGTGCTTCCTGGTTCTCCCCCTCCCACTACCCACTGGGACTACACCAGCACCAACACGTGGCGTCCATCTCCTTCCCTCTGGAGGCGGCGCCGCCGTACGAGTCGGTGTTGGCCGAGCAGGGACAGCACCTCCCTCTGGTGCCATGTGACCTTTACAAACACCAGTCAGAGAGAGGGGACGATGGAGACTCCCGGCAGCCGGGCGTGGACCAGATCTTATAG